A single region of the Anguilla rostrata isolate EN2019 chromosome 11, ASM1855537v3, whole genome shotgun sequence genome encodes:
- the ptpn18 gene encoding tyrosine-protein phosphatase non-receptor type 18 isoform X3 → MERQLVTFVDRVKSGGGISDEISSEYNSIRAQTADRKQRSSFTTEAGGLKENIKKNRYRDILPYDQTRVRLEPLENKFESDYINASFIQGATRNKRYIATQGPLSHTLGDFWRMLWQYNVKVIVMACREIEMGKRKCERYWAAHSETSTFGPFVVTNLEEVCPNEEVVVRILQVKYQDESRTLSQFQYTAWPDHDIPYTSDGILGMMDMLRKVQGTDAAPILVHCSAGCGRTGVICTVDYVHDLLLTQRITEDFSIMEIVTVMRTQRPSAVQTKEQYGFVYHTVAQMFQKHLLALCNNNKSLAENLRPLYDNVESVSRQQPQTQPHRASSVQPRSRPSLVPQRPHSGQPKMNDTYAVINKPKQRPVAASTPSLPTRSPPPAVHHYDNAGLGAPLYSKVKPKSHRGSGDSGGGGRGPPTQSVSPTYDRALPQYPGGAQASPAADHGDYEPLPGIFSSSSRNSKVSDIPKIRKQSEDLNSTDDDYEYVSNPIKGTAGYSSPGGMGFNCRIKKPKGPRDPPAEWSRAER, encoded by the exons ATGGAGAGACAACTGGTAACGTTCGTGGATCGGGTCAAATCTGGCGGTGGTATCTCAGACGAAATATCATCTGAATACAAT AGTATTCGAGCTCAGactgctgacaggaagcagaggagcAGCTTCACGACGGAGGCCGGGGGCTTGAAGGAGAACATCAAGAAGAACCGTTACAGGGACATCTTGCCCT ATGACCAGACGCGTGTTCGACTGGAGCCACTGGAAAACAAGTTTGAATCGGACTACATCAATGCCAGCTTCATCCAG GGTGCAACACGAAATAAAAGATACATTGCCACCCAGGGACCTCTGAGTCACACTCTAGGGGATTTCTGGAGAATGCTTTGGCAGTATAACGTAAAG GTCATAGTGATGGCCTGTAGAGAAATAGAAATGGGAAAg AGAAAGTGCGAGCGCTACTGGGCTGCCCACTCGGAGACGTCCACCTTCGGCCCTTTCGTCGTCACAAAC CTGGAAGAAGTTTGCCCAAATGAAGAAGTGGTCGTACGGATTCTGCAGGTGAAATACCAGGAT GAAAGCCGGACTCTCTCCCAGTTTCAGTACACTGCTTGGCCGGACCACGACATTCCTTACACGTCGGACGGAATTCTGGGAATGATGGACATGCTCCGGAAGGTGCAGGGAACGGACGCCGCCCCGATTCTCGTTCACTGCAG TGCTGGCTGTGGAAGGACTGGGGTGATATGCACAGTAGACTATGTGCATGATCTTCTACTGACTCAG AGAATCACCGAGGATTTCAGCATCATGGAGATCGTGACGGTCATGCGGACGCAGAGGCCGTCGGCGGTTCAGACCAAG GAGCAGTATGGGTTTGTGTACCACACTGTGGCTCAGATGTTCCAGAAGCATCTACTGGCCCTgtgcaacaacaacaagagcCTGGCTGAA AACCTCCGGCCTCTCTACGACAATGTGGAGTCCGTGAGCAGACAGCAGCCCCAGACACAGCCGCACAGAGCCAGCAGCGTCCAGCCGAGAAG TAGACCCAGCCTGGTGCCCCAAAGGCCCCACTCCGGGCAGCCCAAGATGAACGACACGTACGCCGTCATCAACAAGCCCAAACAGAGGCCGGTGGCGGCCTCCACTCCTTCCCTTCCCACTcgctcccccccgcccgccgtcCATCACTATGACAACGCGGGCCTGGGGGCGCCCCTCTACAGCAAGGTCAAACCGAAGAGCCATCGCGGCAGCGGCGACAGTGGCGGTGGCGGCCGCGGCCCCCCGACCCAATCCGTCTCGCCCACCTACGACCGAGCCCTACCGCAGTACCCCGGAGGGGCGCAGGCCTCGCCTGCGGCTGACCACGGGGACTACGAGCCCCTCCCAG GGATTTTCAGCTCGTCCAGCAGAAATTCCAAG GTTTCTGACATTCCTAAAATCAGAAAACAAT cTGAGGATTTAAACTCAACAGACGATGACTACGAATACGTTTCAAACCCCATCAAAGGCACAGCTGGCTACTCCTCTCCTGGCGGTATGG GGTTCAACTGCCGAATCAAGAAGCCGAAAGGACCGCGAGACCCGCCGGCGGAATGGAGCCGGGCTGAGCGTTAG
- the LOC135235043 gene encoding cGMP-specific 3',5'-cyclic phosphodiesterase-like — MEEEHQDREQPEAVRRSDPQSQCSADETDSLEAAAAATVSLHDPSAEGRDCSTGGPDCSAKGPDCSPKGLDCPKGPDCSTEGPDCSPKGPDGRAEGPDCSPKGPDSRAEGPDCSPKGPDCSPRARILS, encoded by the exons ATGGAGGAGGAACACCAGGACAGAGAGCAGCCCGAGGCGGTGAGGCGCAGTGATCCACAGTCTCAGTGCAGCGCCGATGAGACGG ATTCTCTtgaagctgctgctgccgccACTGTTTCCCTTCATGATCCCAGTGCTGAGGGCCGAGACTGCAGCACTGGGGGCCCGGACTGTAGCGCCAAGGGCCCGGACTGCAGCCCCAAGGGCCTAGACTGCCCCAAGGGCCCGGACTGCAGCACTGAGGGCCCGGACTGCAGCCCCAAGGGCCCGGACGGCAGAGCTGAGGGCCCGGACTGCAGCCCCAAGGGCCCGGACAGCAGAGCTGAGGGCCCGGACTGCAGCCCCAAGGGCCCGGACTGCAGCCCCAGGGCCCGGATTCTC AGCTGA
- the ptpn18 gene encoding tyrosine-protein phosphatase non-receptor type 18 isoform X2 codes for MERQLVTFVDRVKSGGGISDEISSEYNSIRAQTADRKQRSSFTTEAGGLKENIKKNRYRDILPYDQTRVRLEPLENKFESDYINASFIQVMLQININASFIQVMLQSTINASFIQGATRNKRYIATQGPLSHTLGDFWRMLWQYNVKVIVMACREIEMGKRKCERYWAAHSETSTFGPFVVTNLEEVCPNEEVVVRILQVKYQDESRTLSQFQYTAWPDHDIPYTSDGILGMMDMLRKVQGTDAAPILVHCSAGCGRTGVICTVDYVHDLLLTQRITEDFSIMEIVTVMRTQRPSAVQTKEQYGFVYHTVAQMFQKHLLALCNNNKSLAENLRPLYDNVESVSRQQPQTQPHRASSVQPRSRPSLVPQRPHSGQPKMNDTYAVINKPKQRPVAASTPSLPTRSPPPAVHHYDNAGLGAPLYSKVKPKSHRGSGDSGGGGRGPPTQSVSPTYDRALPQYPGGAQASPAADHGDYEPLPGIFSSSSRNSKVSDIPKIRKQSEDLNSTDDDYEYVSNPIKGTAGYSSPGGMGFNCRIKKPKGPRDPPAEWSRAER; via the exons ATGGAGAGACAACTGGTAACGTTCGTGGATCGGGTCAAATCTGGCGGTGGTATCTCAGACGAAATATCATCTGAATACAAT AGTATTCGAGCTCAGactgctgacaggaagcagaggagcAGCTTCACGACGGAGGCCGGGGGCTTGAAGGAGAACATCAAGAAGAACCGTTACAGGGACATCTTGCCCT ATGACCAGACGCGTGTTCGACTGGAGCCACTGGAAAACAAGTTTGAATCGGACTACATCAATGCCAGCTTCATCCAGGTAATGCTTCAAATCAATATCAATGCCAGCTTCATCCAGGTAATGCTTCAGAGCACTATCAATGCCAGCTTCATCCAG GGTGCAACACGAAATAAAAGATACATTGCCACCCAGGGACCTCTGAGTCACACTCTAGGGGATTTCTGGAGAATGCTTTGGCAGTATAACGTAAAG GTCATAGTGATGGCCTGTAGAGAAATAGAAATGGGAAAg AGAAAGTGCGAGCGCTACTGGGCTGCCCACTCGGAGACGTCCACCTTCGGCCCTTTCGTCGTCACAAAC CTGGAAGAAGTTTGCCCAAATGAAGAAGTGGTCGTACGGATTCTGCAGGTGAAATACCAGGAT GAAAGCCGGACTCTCTCCCAGTTTCAGTACACTGCTTGGCCGGACCACGACATTCCTTACACGTCGGACGGAATTCTGGGAATGATGGACATGCTCCGGAAGGTGCAGGGAACGGACGCCGCCCCGATTCTCGTTCACTGCAG TGCTGGCTGTGGAAGGACTGGGGTGATATGCACAGTAGACTATGTGCATGATCTTCTACTGACTCAG AGAATCACCGAGGATTTCAGCATCATGGAGATCGTGACGGTCATGCGGACGCAGAGGCCGTCGGCGGTTCAGACCAAG GAGCAGTATGGGTTTGTGTACCACACTGTGGCTCAGATGTTCCAGAAGCATCTACTGGCCCTgtgcaacaacaacaagagcCTGGCTGAA AACCTCCGGCCTCTCTACGACAATGTGGAGTCCGTGAGCAGACAGCAGCCCCAGACACAGCCGCACAGAGCCAGCAGCGTCCAGCCGAGAAG TAGACCCAGCCTGGTGCCCCAAAGGCCCCACTCCGGGCAGCCCAAGATGAACGACACGTACGCCGTCATCAACAAGCCCAAACAGAGGCCGGTGGCGGCCTCCACTCCTTCCCTTCCCACTcgctcccccccgcccgccgtcCATCACTATGACAACGCGGGCCTGGGGGCGCCCCTCTACAGCAAGGTCAAACCGAAGAGCCATCGCGGCAGCGGCGACAGTGGCGGTGGCGGCCGCGGCCCCCCGACCCAATCCGTCTCGCCCACCTACGACCGAGCCCTACCGCAGTACCCCGGAGGGGCGCAGGCCTCGCCTGCGGCTGACCACGGGGACTACGAGCCCCTCCCAG GGATTTTCAGCTCGTCCAGCAGAAATTCCAAG GTTTCTGACATTCCTAAAATCAGAAAACAAT cTGAGGATTTAAACTCAACAGACGATGACTACGAATACGTTTCAAACCCCATCAAAGGCACAGCTGGCTACTCCTCTCCTGGCGGTATGG GGTTCAACTGCCGAATCAAGAAGCCGAAAGGACCGCGAGACCCGCCGGCGGAATGGAGCCGGGCTGAGCGTTAG
- the ptpn18 gene encoding tyrosine-protein phosphatase non-receptor type 18 isoform X1 produces MERQLVTFVDRVKSGGGISDEISSEYNSIRAQTADRKQRSSFTTEAGGLKENIKKNRYRDILPYDQTRVRLEPLENKFESDYINASFIQVMLQININASFIQVMLQSTINASFIQVMLQSTMNGSLIQVMLQSTINASLIRVMLQSTIDASFIQVMLQGTINASLIRVMLQSTTNASFIQGATRNKRYIATQGPLSHTLGDFWRMLWQYNVKVIVMACREIEMGKRKCERYWAAHSETSTFGPFVVTNLEEVCPNEEVVVRILQVKYQDESRTLSQFQYTAWPDHDIPYTSDGILGMMDMLRKVQGTDAAPILVHCSAGCGRTGVICTVDYVHDLLLTQRITEDFSIMEIVTVMRTQRPSAVQTKEQYGFVYHTVAQMFQKHLLALCNNNKSLAENLRPLYDNVESVSRQQPQTQPHRASSVQPRSRPSLVPQRPHSGQPKMNDTYAVINKPKQRPVAASTPSLPTRSPPPAVHHYDNAGLGAPLYSKVKPKSHRGSGDSGGGGRGPPTQSVSPTYDRALPQYPGGAQASPAADHGDYEPLPGIFSSSSRNSKVSDIPKIRKQSEDLNSTDDDYEYVSNPIKGTAGYSSPGGMGFNCRIKKPKGPRDPPAEWSRAER; encoded by the exons ATGGAGAGACAACTGGTAACGTTCGTGGATCGGGTCAAATCTGGCGGTGGTATCTCAGACGAAATATCATCTGAATACAAT AGTATTCGAGCTCAGactgctgacaggaagcagaggagcAGCTTCACGACGGAGGCCGGGGGCTTGAAGGAGAACATCAAGAAGAACCGTTACAGGGACATCTTGCCCT ATGACCAGACGCGTGTTCGACTGGAGCCACTGGAAAACAAGTTTGAATCGGACTACATCAATGCCAGCTTCATCCAGGTAATGCTTCAAATCAATATCAATGCCAGCTTCATCCAGGTAATGCTTCAGAGCACTATCAATGCCAGCTTCATCCAGGTAATGCTTCAGAGCACCATGAATGGCAGCTTAATCCAGGTAATGCTTCAGAGCACTATCAATGCCAGCCTCATCCGGGTAATGCTTCAGAGCACTATCGATGCCAGCTTCATCCAGGTAATGCTTCAGGGCACTATCAATGCCAGCCTCATCCGGGTAATGCTTCAGAGCACTACCAATGCCAGCTTCATCCAG GGTGCAACACGAAATAAAAGATACATTGCCACCCAGGGACCTCTGAGTCACACTCTAGGGGATTTCTGGAGAATGCTTTGGCAGTATAACGTAAAG GTCATAGTGATGGCCTGTAGAGAAATAGAAATGGGAAAg AGAAAGTGCGAGCGCTACTGGGCTGCCCACTCGGAGACGTCCACCTTCGGCCCTTTCGTCGTCACAAAC CTGGAAGAAGTTTGCCCAAATGAAGAAGTGGTCGTACGGATTCTGCAGGTGAAATACCAGGAT GAAAGCCGGACTCTCTCCCAGTTTCAGTACACTGCTTGGCCGGACCACGACATTCCTTACACGTCGGACGGAATTCTGGGAATGATGGACATGCTCCGGAAGGTGCAGGGAACGGACGCCGCCCCGATTCTCGTTCACTGCAG TGCTGGCTGTGGAAGGACTGGGGTGATATGCACAGTAGACTATGTGCATGATCTTCTACTGACTCAG AGAATCACCGAGGATTTCAGCATCATGGAGATCGTGACGGTCATGCGGACGCAGAGGCCGTCGGCGGTTCAGACCAAG GAGCAGTATGGGTTTGTGTACCACACTGTGGCTCAGATGTTCCAGAAGCATCTACTGGCCCTgtgcaacaacaacaagagcCTGGCTGAA AACCTCCGGCCTCTCTACGACAATGTGGAGTCCGTGAGCAGACAGCAGCCCCAGACACAGCCGCACAGAGCCAGCAGCGTCCAGCCGAGAAG TAGACCCAGCCTGGTGCCCCAAAGGCCCCACTCCGGGCAGCCCAAGATGAACGACACGTACGCCGTCATCAACAAGCCCAAACAGAGGCCGGTGGCGGCCTCCACTCCTTCCCTTCCCACTcgctcccccccgcccgccgtcCATCACTATGACAACGCGGGCCTGGGGGCGCCCCTCTACAGCAAGGTCAAACCGAAGAGCCATCGCGGCAGCGGCGACAGTGGCGGTGGCGGCCGCGGCCCCCCGACCCAATCCGTCTCGCCCACCTACGACCGAGCCCTACCGCAGTACCCCGGAGGGGCGCAGGCCTCGCCTGCGGCTGACCACGGGGACTACGAGCCCCTCCCAG GGATTTTCAGCTCGTCCAGCAGAAATTCCAAG GTTTCTGACATTCCTAAAATCAGAAAACAAT cTGAGGATTTAAACTCAACAGACGATGACTACGAATACGTTTCAAACCCCATCAAAGGCACAGCTGGCTACTCCTCTCCTGGCGGTATGG GGTTCAACTGCCGAATCAAGAAGCCGAAAGGACCGCGAGACCCGCCGGCGGAATGGAGCCGGGCTGAGCGTTAG